A genomic stretch from Arachis stenosperma cultivar V10309 chromosome 3, arast.V10309.gnm1.PFL2, whole genome shotgun sequence includes:
- the LOC130965576 gene encoding uncharacterized protein LOC130965576: MGTISQDHAKLDSDTIVDAIRPLVEEDPSIKVKYVIVEVQGRFNYTVSYHKAWLVKQKAVAKVFGDWKVSYQTLPIWMKAMTVKMSGSRVQIKTLPVYRESENVQGVRVLHRIFWGFYTCIAAFRHCKPPVQVDGMHLYRKYKGALLVVVAQDGNQNIVPIAFAIVKGETADALDFFLTNLRRYVVTIDSVSIISDRHTSIDAAIARSNGAWSPQRTWHMYCTRHIGSNFLWKFKAPYLHKLMVNTGISTCCYGYIHSKFVASAYD, from the coding sequence ATGGGCACGATTTCACAAGATCATGCCAAGTTGGACTCAGACACAATTGTAGATGCCATTAGGCCGTTGGTTGAAGAAGACCCTTCGATAAAGGTGAAGTATGTTATTGTAGAAGTTCAAGGCAGGTTCAACTACACTGTGAGTTACCACAAGGCTTGGTTGGTAAAGCAGAAAGCTGTCGCAAAAGTTTTTGGTGATTGGAAAGTTTCTTACCAGACTCTACCAAtatggatgaaagcaatgacaGTGAAGATGTCAGGGTCTCGTGTTCAAATTAAAACGCTCCCTGTTTACCGTGAGAGTGAGAATGTTCAAGGTGTAAGAGTTCTACACCGCATTTTTTGGGGCTTCTATACGTGTATTGCAGCATTCAGACACTGCAAGCCACCGGTACAGGTTGATGGCATGCACCTGTATAGAAAATATAAAGGTGCACTTCTGGTAGTGGTTGCACAAGATGGAAATCAAAACATTGTGCCTATTGCATTTGCGATTGTCAAGGGCGAGACAGCAGACGCGTTGGATTTTTTCCTAACCAATTTGCGGAGATATGTTGTCACTATTGATAGTGTGAGTATTATTTCTGACCGCCATACCTCCATCGACGCTGCAATAGCTCGCAGTAACGGTGCATGGTCACCACAAAGGACGTGGCACATGTATTGCACCAGGCACATCGGGTCCAACTTCTTATGGAAGTTCAAGGCTCCATATTTGCATAAACTCATGGTGAACACAGGTATTTCAACTTGCTGTTATGGTTATATTCATAGTAAATTTGTGGCATCTGCTTATGATTAA